One window of the Acinonyx jubatus isolate Ajub_Pintada_27869175 chromosome A2, VMU_Ajub_asm_v1.0, whole genome shotgun sequence genome contains the following:
- the LOC106975461 gene encoding uncharacterized protein LOC106975461 isoform X1 codes for MAIGAIWTPIKKHMLISQGSGGRKFKIKATLPALDPLKGNRLQKPDDHSLAVFHRACSGSVDVFPITSPAVFDLQPLTVKDSVSGHVPLLTRYFNCVLFESPTEERQMTNRERASTSRTQAFVSITCGFLPVREDRSFSSRKASQPVHRQPQTVPGTLLLTDPPPVVEKSGPCISLEETDASPCHLRDRDFRPADTCPLVAGLHPSFLPVGTPLTLPGFTVRVGM; via the exons ATGGCCATTGG CGCAATCTGGACGCCTATAAAGAAACACATGCTTATCTCTCagggttctggaggccggaagttcaagatcaaggcaaCG CTGCCTGCTCTGGACCCTTTGAAAGGAAATCGGCTCCAGAAACCAGATGATCACAGTCTTGCTGTGTTTCACAGAGCATGTTCCGGTTCCGTTGATGTCTTCCCCATTACCTCCCCTGCTGTGTTTGACCTTCAGCCCCTCACTGTGAAGGATTCGGTTAGCGGCCATGTGCCGTTGCTAACAAGATACTTCAATTGTGTGCTGTTTGAGTCTCCTACTGAAGAGAG GCAAATGACAAACCGGGAAAGAGCTTCAACCAGCAGGACACAGGCTTTTGTGTCCATCACGTGTGGGTTCCTGCCAGTTAGGGAAGACAGGAGCTTTTCCAGCAGGAAAGCAAGCCAGCCCGTGCACAGGCAACCTCAGACAGTACCGGGCACCCTCCTGCTGACGGATCCCCCGCCAGTGGTGGAGAAGAGTGGCCCGTGTATCAGCCTGGAAGAAACAGATGCCTCTCCCTGCCACCTCCGCGACCGAGACTTTCGGCCAGCGGACACTTGTCCTCTTGTAGCTGGCCTtcacccatccttccttcctgttgGCACCCCACTGACACTTCCGGGCTTCACTGTCAGGGTAGGAATGTGA
- the LOC106975461 gene encoding uncharacterized protein LOC106975461 isoform X2 gives MREMDDGHWLPALDPLKGNRLQKPDDHSLAVFHRACSGSVDVFPITSPAVFDLQPLTVKDSVSGHVPLLTRYFNCVLFESPTEERQMTNRERASTSRTQAFVSITCGFLPVREDRSFSSRKASQPVHRQPQTVPGTLLLTDPPPVVEKSGPCISLEETDASPCHLRDRDFRPADTCPLVAGLHPSFLPVGTPLTLPGFTVRVGM, from the exons ATGAGGGAAATGGACGATGGCCATTGG CTGCCTGCTCTGGACCCTTTGAAAGGAAATCGGCTCCAGAAACCAGATGATCACAGTCTTGCTGTGTTTCACAGAGCATGTTCCGGTTCCGTTGATGTCTTCCCCATTACCTCCCCTGCTGTGTTTGACCTTCAGCCCCTCACTGTGAAGGATTCGGTTAGCGGCCATGTGCCGTTGCTAACAAGATACTTCAATTGTGTGCTGTTTGAGTCTCCTACTGAAGAGAG GCAAATGACAAACCGGGAAAGAGCTTCAACCAGCAGGACACAGGCTTTTGTGTCCATCACGTGTGGGTTCCTGCCAGTTAGGGAAGACAGGAGCTTTTCCAGCAGGAAAGCAAGCCAGCCCGTGCACAGGCAACCTCAGACAGTACCGGGCACCCTCCTGCTGACGGATCCCCCGCCAGTGGTGGAGAAGAGTGGCCCGTGTATCAGCCTGGAAGAAACAGATGCCTCTCCCTGCCACCTCCGCGACCGAGACTTTCGGCCAGCGGACACTTGTCCTCTTGTAGCTGGCCTtcacccatccttccttcctgttgGCACCCCACTGACACTTCCGGGCTTCACTGTCAGGGTAGGAATGTGA
- the MYDGF gene encoding myeloid-derived growth factor: MAAPSKRRNGEGASWWAALLLAAVALRPGEAVSEPTTVAFDVRPGGVVHSFSQNVGPGDKYTCTFTYASQGGTNEKWQMSLGTSKDHQHFTCTIWRPQGKSYLYFTQFKAEVRGAEIEYGMAYSKAAFERESDVPLKNEEFEVTKTAVSHRPGAFKAELSKLVIVAKASRSEL; this comes from the exons ATGGCGGCGCCCAGCAAAAGGAGGAACGGCGAAGGCGCGAGCTGGTGGGCTGCGTTGCTCCTGGCGGCTGTGGCGTTGAGGCCGGGGGAGGCGGTGTCCGAGCCCACGACGGTGGCGTTCGACGTGCGACCTGGCGGCGTCGTGCACTCTTTCTCCCAGAACGTGGGCCCGGGG GACAAATATACATGCACGTTCACCTACGCTTCTCAAGGAGGGACCAACGAG AAGTGGCAGATGAGTCTGGGGACCAGCAAAGACCACCAGCACTTTACCTGCACCATCTGGAG GCCCCAGGGCAAGTCCTACCTGTACTTCACGCAGTTCAAGGCGGAGGTGCGGGGCGCGGAGATCGAGTACGGCATGGCCTAC TCCAAAGCTGCGTTTGAAAGAGAAAGCGACGTCCCCCTGAAAAACGAGGAATTTGAAGTGACCAAAACAGCAG TGTCCCACCGGCCCGGGGCGTTCAAGGCCGAGCTGTCCAAGCTGGTGATTGTGGCCAAGGCATCCCGCAGTGAGCTGTGA
- the TNFAIP8L1 gene encoding tumor necrosis factor alpha-induced protein 8-like protein 1 isoform X2: MDTFSTKSLALQAQKKLLGKMASKATVAVFIDDASGEVLDELYRATKEFTRSRKEAQRMVKNLVKVAVKLGVLLRGGQLGGEELALLQRFRQGARRLAMTAVSFHQVDFTFDRRVLAAGLHECRDLLHQAVGAHLTAKSHGRINHVFGHLADCDFLAALYGPTEPYRSHLRRICEGLTRMLDEDSI, translated from the coding sequence ATGGACACGTTCAGCACCAAGAGCCTGGCCCTGCAGGCGCAGAAGAAGCTGCTGGGCAAGATGGCGTCCAAGGCCACGGTGGCCGTGTTCATCGATGACGCGAGCGGCGAGGTGCTGGACGAGCTGTACCGCGCCACCAAGGAGTTCACCCGCAGCCGCAAGGAGGCCCAGAGGATGGTCAAGAACCTGGTCAAGGTGGCCGTGAAGCTGGGCGTCCTGCTCCGCGGCGGCCAGCTGGGCGGCGAGGAGCTGGCGCTGCTGCAGCGCTTCCGCCAGGGGGCGCGCCGCCTCGCCATGACGGCCGTCAGCTTCCACCAGGTGGACTTCACCTTCGACCGGCGCGTGCTGGCCGCCGGCCTGCACGAGTGCCGGGACCTGCTGCACCAGGCCGTGGGCGCGCACCTGACCGCCAAGTCCCACGGCCGCATCAACCACGTCTTCGGCCACTTGGCCGACTGTGACTTCCTGGCCGCGCTCTACGGCCCCACCGAGCCCTACCGCTCGCACCTGCGCCGGATCTGCGAGGGCCTCACCCGGATGCTGGACGAGGACAGCATATGA